Proteins from a genomic interval of Harpia harpyja isolate bHarHar1 chromosome 9, bHarHar1 primary haplotype, whole genome shotgun sequence:
- the PFDN2 gene encoding prefoldin subunit 2, whose amino-acid sequence MADSAKGRPAAAPSGKALTAEQVVARFNRLRQEQRGLASKAAELELELNEHSLVIETLRDVDPTRKCYRMVGGILVERTVKEVLPALESNKEQISKIIETLNQQLQAKGRELNEFREKHNIRLVGEDDPKQPPKEGAEGAGAKGGSAGVLVS is encoded by the exons atggcgGACAGCGCGAaggggcggccggcggcagcgcccAGTGGGAAGGCGCTGACGGCGGAGCAG GTGGTGGCCCGGTTCAACCGGCTGCGGCAGGAGCAGCGGGGCCTGGCCTCGAAGGCGGccgagctggagctggagctgaacGAGCAcag cctgGTCATCGAGACGCTGCGGGATGTGGATCCCACGCGGAAGTGCTACCGCATGGTGGGCGGCATCTTGGTGGAGCGCACCGTCAAGGAGGTGCTGCCCGCCCTGGAGAGCAACAAGGAGCAG atcaGCAAAATCATTGAGACGCTGAACCAGCAGCTGCAGGCGAAGGGTCGGGAGCTGAATGAGTTTCGGGAGAAGCACAACATTCGGCTGGTGGGCGAGGACGACCCCAAGCAGCCCCCCAAGGAGGGGGCCGAGGGGGCTGGGGCCAAGGGCGGCTCAGCTGGCGTCCTGGTCTCCTAg
- the NIT1 gene encoding deaminated glutathione amidase isoform X1: MLRAVPWTLLRCLLPAPPCTPRWPHSSGTLGRYPTLCHSSPHLPHAMADPPTLKPLVAVGQVTSTPDKELNFAICAGLVREATHRGACLVFLPEGFDYIGSNTAQTLSLAEGLDGDLMGRYAKLAKEYGVWLSLGGFHERGQDWPTTQRIYNCHVLLDPAGNIVAAYRKTHLCDVELEGRVTMKESSFTNPGTEIVAPISTPAGKLGLSICYDLRFPEISLALRRAGAEILTYPSAFTVPTGSAHWEVLLRARAIESQCYVVAAAQTGKNHEHRTSYGHALVVDPWGAVVAQCHEGTGLCYAEIDLNYLHRIRQEIPVHSHRRPDLYGTMAATGLAPVP; the protein is encoded by the exons AT gctGAGAGCGGTGCCCTGGACTCTGCTgcgctgcctgctcccagcccccccGTGCACCCCGAGATGGCCGCACAGCTCCGGTACCCTGGGCAGGTATCCCACGCTGTGCCACAGCTCCCCGCACCTGCCCCATGCCATGGCGGACCCCCCGACGCTGAAGCCACTGGTGGCTGTGGGCCAGGTCACCTCCACGCCTGACAAGGAGCTGAACTTCGCCATCTGTGCCGGGCTGGTGCGGGAGGCCACACATCGCGGCGCCTGCCTCGTCTTCCTCCCCGAGGGCTTTGACTACATCGGCTCCAACACGGCGCAGACCCTCAGCCTGGCTGAGGGACTGGACGGGGACCTCATGGGACGCTACGCCAAGCTGGCTAA GGAGTATGGCGTGTGGCTGTCCCTGGGTGGCTTCCACGAGCGCGGCCAGGACTGGCCAACCACGCAGCGCATCTACAACTGCCATGTGCTGCTGGACCCTGCAG GTAACATTGTGGCCGCTTACAGGAAGACCCACCTGTGTGACGTGGAGCTGGAGGGACGCGTCACCATGAAGGAGAGCAGCTTCACCAATCCTGGTACCGAGATCGTGGCCCCGATCAGCACACCGGCAGGGAAG CTCGGCCTCTCCATCTGCTATGACCTGCGCTTCCCCGAGATCTCGCTAGCGCTGCGGCGTGCCGGTGCCGAGATCCTCACCTACCCTTCAGCCTTCACCGTCCCCACGGGCTCAGCACACTGGGAG GTGCTGCTGCGGGCCCGGGCCATCGAGAGCCAGTGCTACGTGGTGGCAGCTGCCCAGACTGGGAAGAACCATGAGCATCGGACGTCCTATGGCCATGCGCTGGTGGTGGACCCCTGGGGTGCCGTGGTGGCCCAGTGCCATGAGGGAACTGGGCTCTGCTACGCCGAGATCGACCTCAACTACCTGCACCGCATCCGCCAGGAGATCCCGGTGCACAGCCACCGCCGGCCTGACCTCTATGGCACcatggcagccacagggctggcACCAGTGCCATGA
- the NIT1 gene encoding deaminated glutathione amidase isoform X2 has protein sequence MADPPTLKPLVAVGQVTSTPDKELNFAICAGLVREATHRGACLVFLPEGFDYIGSNTAQTLSLAEGLDGDLMGRYAKLAKEYGVWLSLGGFHERGQDWPTTQRIYNCHVLLDPAGNIVAAYRKTHLCDVELEGRVTMKESSFTNPGTEIVAPISTPAGKLGLSICYDLRFPEISLALRRAGAEILTYPSAFTVPTGSAHWEQVLLRARAIESQCYVVAAAQTGKNHEHRTSYGHALVVDPWGAVVAQCHEGTGLCYAEIDLNYLHRIRQEIPVHSHRRPDLYGTMAATGLAPVP, from the exons ATGGCGGACCCCCCGACGCTGAAGCCACTGGTGGCTGTGGGCCAGGTCACCTCCACGCCTGACAAGGAGCTGAACTTCGCCATCTGTGCCGGGCTGGTGCGGGAGGCCACACATCGCGGCGCCTGCCTCGTCTTCCTCCCCGAGGGCTTTGACTACATCGGCTCCAACACGGCGCAGACCCTCAGCCTGGCTGAGGGACTGGACGGGGACCTCATGGGACGCTACGCCAAGCTGGCTAA GGAGTATGGCGTGTGGCTGTCCCTGGGTGGCTTCCACGAGCGCGGCCAGGACTGGCCAACCACGCAGCGCATCTACAACTGCCATGTGCTGCTGGACCCTGCAG GTAACATTGTGGCCGCTTACAGGAAGACCCACCTGTGTGACGTGGAGCTGGAGGGACGCGTCACCATGAAGGAGAGCAGCTTCACCAATCCTGGTACCGAGATCGTGGCCCCGATCAGCACACCGGCAGGGAAG CTCGGCCTCTCCATCTGCTATGACCTGCGCTTCCCCGAGATCTCGCTAGCGCTGCGGCGTGCCGGTGCCGAGATCCTCACCTACCCTTCAGCCTTCACCGTCCCCACGGGCTCAGCACACTGGGAG CAGGTGCTGCTGCGGGCCCGGGCCATCGAGAGCCAGTGCTACGTGGTGGCAGCTGCCCAGACTGGGAAGAACCATGAGCATCGGACGTCCTATGGCCATGCGCTGGTGGTGGACCCCTGGGGTGCCGTGGTGGCCCAGTGCCATGAGGGAACTGGGCTCTGCTACGCCGAGATCGACCTCAACTACCTGCACCGCATCCGCCAGGAGATCCCGGTGCACAGCCACCGCCGGCCTGACCTCTATGGCACcatggcagccacagggctggcACCAGTGCCATGA
- the DEDD gene encoding death effector domain-containing protein isoform X3, giving the protein MIPVAVPNGFVWVAVLRRAPGLAGTCLQQWKMAAFKRSRAQAWPEEWGDREHGLYSLHRMFDIVGTHLTHRDVRVLSFLFVDVIDDYERGMIRSGRDFLLALERQGRCDETNFRQVLQLLRIITRHDLLPYVTLKRRRAVCPDLVDKYLEETSIRYVTPRAHSEAEHGLGHPHKSVPPHHPVVCCSSAGPQICTKRPGRGRTLLSSQRKRRKSATPDPKEKQTCDIRLRVRAEYCQHETALQGNVFSNKQDPLERQFERFNQANTILKSRDLGSIICDIKFSELTYLDAFWRDYINGSLLEALKGVFITDSLKQAVGHEAIKLLVNVDEEDYEVGRQKLLRNLMLQTAP; this is encoded by the exons ATGATACCAGTGGCTGTGCCAAATGGCTTTGTGTG GGTTGCAGTGCTAAGAAGAGCCCCTGGCTTGGCTGGCACGTGCCTGCAGCAGTGGAAGATGGCTGCATTCAAACGGAGCCGAGCGCAAGCATGGCCGGAGGAATGGGGCGATCGGGAGCATGGGCTGTACAGCCTGCACCGCATGTTCGACATCGTGGGCACCCACCTGACCCACCGGGATGTGCGGGTGCTCTCCTTCCTCTTCGTCGACGTGATCGACGATTATGAGAGGGGGATGATCCGCAGCGGCCGGGACTTCTTGCTGGCGCTGGAGCGGCAGGGCCGCTGTGACGAGACCAACTTCCGACAGGTGCTGCAGTTGCTGCGGATTATCACTCGCCATGACCTGCTGCCCTATGTCACCCTCAAGAGGCGACGGGCCG TGTGTCCGGACCTGGTGGACAAGTACCTGGAGGAGACATCCATTCGCTACGTGACGCCCCGAGCTCACAGCGAGGCAGAGCATGGGCTCGGCCACCCCCATAAATCAG TGCCTCCCCACCACCCCGTGGTCTGCTGCTCCTCTGCGGGACCCCAGATCTGTACCAAGAGGCCTGGCCGTGGCAGGACCCTCCTCAGCAGCCAGCGCAAGAGGAGGAAGTCGGCAACGCCGGACCCTAAGGAGAAGCAGACCTGTG ATATCCGCCTGCGGGTCCGAGCTGAGTACTGCCAGCATGAGACGGCGCTTCAAGGCAATGTCTTCTCCAACAAGCAGGACCCCTTGGAGCGTCAGTTTGAGCGCTTCAACCAGGCCAACACCATCCTGAAGTCCCGGGACCTGGGCTCCATCATCTGTGACATAAAATTCTCAGAGCTCACCTACCTCGACGCATTCTGGCGTGATTACATCAACGGCTCTTTGCTGGAAGCCCTCAAGGGCGTCTTCATCACGGACTCGCTCAAACAAGCCGTGGGCCACGAAGCCATCAAACTGCTGGTCAATGTGGATGAGGAGGATTACGAGGTTGGGCGCCAGAAACTCCTGAGGAACTTGATGCTGCAGACGGCTCCCTGA
- the DEDD gene encoding death effector domain-containing protein isoform X2: MAAFKRSRAQAWPEEWGDREHGLYSLHRMFDIVGTHLTHRDVRVLSFLFVDVIDDYERGMIRSGRDFLLALERQGRCDETNFRQVLQLLRIITRHDLLPYVTLKRRRAVCPDLVDKYLEETSIRYVTPRAHSEAEHGLGHPHKSVPPHHPVVCCSSAGPQICTKRPGRGRTLLSSQRKRRKSATPDPKEKQTCGKSLGGGGGGGAGQGVLGGPGPMPKHSPPSPLPSDIRLRVRAEYCQHETALQGNVFSNKQDPLERQFERFNQANTILKSRDLGSIICDIKFSELTYLDAFWRDYINGSLLEALKGVFITDSLKQAVGHEAIKLLVNVDEEDYEVGRQKLLRNLMLQTAP, translated from the exons ATGGCTGCATTCAAACGGAGCCGAGCGCAAGCATGGCCGGAGGAATGGGGCGATCGGGAGCATGGGCTGTACAGCCTGCACCGCATGTTCGACATCGTGGGCACCCACCTGACCCACCGGGATGTGCGGGTGCTCTCCTTCCTCTTCGTCGACGTGATCGACGATTATGAGAGGGGGATGATCCGCAGCGGCCGGGACTTCTTGCTGGCGCTGGAGCGGCAGGGCCGCTGTGACGAGACCAACTTCCGACAGGTGCTGCAGTTGCTGCGGATTATCACTCGCCATGACCTGCTGCCCTATGTCACCCTCAAGAGGCGACGGGCCG TGTGTCCGGACCTGGTGGACAAGTACCTGGAGGAGACATCCATTCGCTACGTGACGCCCCGAGCTCACAGCGAGGCAGAGCATGGGCTCGGCCACCCCCATAAATCAG TGCCTCCCCACCACCCCGTGGTCTGCTGCTCCTCTGCGGGACCCCAGATCTGTACCAAGAGGCCTGGCCGTGGCAGGACCCTCCTCAGCAGCCAGCGCAAGAGGAGGAAGTCGGCAACGCCGGACCCTAAGGAGAAGCAGACCTGTGGTAAgagcctcggggggggggggggggggggtgcaggtcAAGGGGTGTTGGGGGGTCCCGGCCCCATGCCAAAGCACTCACCGCCCTCCCCGCTTCCTTCAGATATCCGCCTGCGGGTCCGAGCTGAGTACTGCCAGCATGAGACGGCGCTTCAAGGCAATGTCTTCTCCAACAAGCAGGACCCCTTGGAGCGTCAGTTTGAGCGCTTCAACCAGGCCAACACCATCCTGAAGTCCCGGGACCTGGGCTCCATCATCTGTGACATAAAATTCTCAGAGCTCACCTACCTCGACGCATTCTGGCGTGATTACATCAACGGCTCTTTGCTGGAAGCCCTCAAGGGCGTCTTCATCACGGACTCGCTCAAACAAGCCGTGGGCCACGAAGCCATCAAACTGCTGGTCAATGTGGATGAGGAGGATTACGAGGTTGGGCGCCAGAAACTCCTGAGGAACTTGATGCTGCAGACGGCTCCCTGA
- the DEDD gene encoding death effector domain-containing protein isoform X1, translating into MIPVAVPNGFVWVAVLRRAPGLAGTCLQQWKMAAFKRSRAQAWPEEWGDREHGLYSLHRMFDIVGTHLTHRDVRVLSFLFVDVIDDYERGMIRSGRDFLLALERQGRCDETNFRQVLQLLRIITRHDLLPYVTLKRRRAVCPDLVDKYLEETSIRYVTPRAHSEAEHGLGHPHKSVPPHHPVVCCSSAGPQICTKRPGRGRTLLSSQRKRRKSATPDPKEKQTCGKSLGGGGGGGAGQGVLGGPGPMPKHSPPSPLPSDIRLRVRAEYCQHETALQGNVFSNKQDPLERQFERFNQANTILKSRDLGSIICDIKFSELTYLDAFWRDYINGSLLEALKGVFITDSLKQAVGHEAIKLLVNVDEEDYEVGRQKLLRNLMLQTAP; encoded by the exons ATGATACCAGTGGCTGTGCCAAATGGCTTTGTGTG GGTTGCAGTGCTAAGAAGAGCCCCTGGCTTGGCTGGCACGTGCCTGCAGCAGTGGAAGATGGCTGCATTCAAACGGAGCCGAGCGCAAGCATGGCCGGAGGAATGGGGCGATCGGGAGCATGGGCTGTACAGCCTGCACCGCATGTTCGACATCGTGGGCACCCACCTGACCCACCGGGATGTGCGGGTGCTCTCCTTCCTCTTCGTCGACGTGATCGACGATTATGAGAGGGGGATGATCCGCAGCGGCCGGGACTTCTTGCTGGCGCTGGAGCGGCAGGGCCGCTGTGACGAGACCAACTTCCGACAGGTGCTGCAGTTGCTGCGGATTATCACTCGCCATGACCTGCTGCCCTATGTCACCCTCAAGAGGCGACGGGCCG TGTGTCCGGACCTGGTGGACAAGTACCTGGAGGAGACATCCATTCGCTACGTGACGCCCCGAGCTCACAGCGAGGCAGAGCATGGGCTCGGCCACCCCCATAAATCAG TGCCTCCCCACCACCCCGTGGTCTGCTGCTCCTCTGCGGGACCCCAGATCTGTACCAAGAGGCCTGGCCGTGGCAGGACCCTCCTCAGCAGCCAGCGCAAGAGGAGGAAGTCGGCAACGCCGGACCCTAAGGAGAAGCAGACCTGTGGTAAgagcctcggggggggggggggggggggtgcaggtcAAGGGGTGTTGGGGGGTCCCGGCCCCATGCCAAAGCACTCACCGCCCTCCCCGCTTCCTTCAGATATCCGCCTGCGGGTCCGAGCTGAGTACTGCCAGCATGAGACGGCGCTTCAAGGCAATGTCTTCTCCAACAAGCAGGACCCCTTGGAGCGTCAGTTTGAGCGCTTCAACCAGGCCAACACCATCCTGAAGTCCCGGGACCTGGGCTCCATCATCTGTGACATAAAATTCTCAGAGCTCACCTACCTCGACGCATTCTGGCGTGATTACATCAACGGCTCTTTGCTGGAAGCCCTCAAGGGCGTCTTCATCACGGACTCGCTCAAACAAGCCGTGGGCCACGAAGCCATCAAACTGCTGGTCAATGTGGATGAGGAGGATTACGAGGTTGGGCGCCAGAAACTCCTGAGGAACTTGATGCTGCAGACGGCTCCCTGA
- the S100A10 gene encoding protein S100-A10 isoform X1: protein MLALQCPAMPSQMEHAMETLMFTFHKYAGDKNHLSKEDLRVLMEKEFPGFLENQRDPMALDKIMKDLDQCRDGKVGFQGFFSLVAGLTIACNDYFVLHMKQKGRK from the exons ATGTTGG ccctgcagtgccCTGCCATGCCATCCCAGATGGAACACGCCATGGAGACCCTCATGTTCACCTTCCACAAGTACGCAGGGGACAAGAACCACCTCAGCAAGGAGGACCTGCGGGTGCTGATGGAGAAGGAGTTCCCCGGCTTCTTGGAG aaccAGCGGGACCCGATGGCCCTGGACAAGATCATGAAGGACCTGGACCAGTGCCGGGATGGCAAGGTGGGCTTCCAGGGCTTCTTCTCGCTGGTGGCCGGGCTCACCATCGCCTGCAATGACTACTTCGTGCTGCACATGAAGCAGAAGGGCAGGAAGTGA
- the S100A10 gene encoding protein S100-A10 isoform X2, translated as MPSQMEHAMETLMFTFHKYAGDKNHLSKEDLRVLMEKEFPGFLENQRDPMALDKIMKDLDQCRDGKVGFQGFFSLVAGLTIACNDYFVLHMKQKGRK; from the exons ATGCCATCCCAGATGGAACACGCCATGGAGACCCTCATGTTCACCTTCCACAAGTACGCAGGGGACAAGAACCACCTCAGCAAGGAGGACCTGCGGGTGCTGATGGAGAAGGAGTTCCCCGGCTTCTTGGAG aaccAGCGGGACCCGATGGCCCTGGACAAGATCATGAAGGACCTGGACCAGTGCCGGGATGGCAAGGTGGGCTTCCAGGGCTTCTTCTCGCTGGTGGCCGGGCTCACCATCGCCTGCAATGACTACTTCGTGCTGCACATGAAGCAGAAGGGCAGGAAGTGA
- the LOC128146341 gene encoding acyl-coenzyme A thioesterase THEM4-like, which produces MRQQYRRLLAMAATGAWARLPSYCSAHQHLPEVPAMPGDTRLFLRAIEGAGVGFEYAMFLNAAECHPLCLFQPGPYLEGHPGLTHGGAITTIIDGTLGTCALAVAGKVMTANLSIDYLVPVPLGAAVLLDGRAERLEGRKVFLSCHVQSAERDTLHARATGLFIWLDPTKHRTREEDGGR; this is translated from the exons ATGCGGCAGCAGTATCGGCGCCTCCTCGCCATGGCTGCCACTGGGGCCTGGGCACGGCTCCCCTCCTACTGCAGCGCCCACCAACACCTCCCGG AGGTGCCAGCGATGCCGGGGGACACGCGGCTCTTCCTCCGCGCCATTGAGGGTGCCGGCGTCGGCTTTGAATACGCCATGTTTCTCAACGCCGCCGAGTGCCACccgctctgcctcttccagcctgGCCCCTACCTGGAGGGACACCCCGG CCTGACCCACGGCGGCGCCATCACCACCATCATCGATGGCACGCTGGGGACCTGCGCCCTGGCGGTGGCCGGGAAGGTGATGACGGCCAACCTCAGCATCGACTACCTGGT ccccgtcccgCTGGGTGCTGCGGTGCTACTGGACGGCCGTGCCGAGCGGCTGGAGGGGCGCAAGGTTTTCCTCTCCTGCCACGTCCAGAGTGCCGAGAGGGACACGCTGCATGCTCGGGCCACCG gtcTTTTCATCTGGCTGGACCCCACTAAGCACCGGACGCGGGAGGAGGACGGTGGCCGGTAG
- the RORC gene encoding nuclear receptor ROR-gamma, which translates to MSRDAVKFGRMSKKQRDRLHAEVQQQLEQRQRERAAEGAPAVPLGLTGCRGHPLTPAGTPGCPGTRHGGPEGRAGAMAEVEPGRLEGTKRGPDGDRDRAGPDFYPHPNVSSLLESPTSSGVEIEHLTQNVLKSYRETCQLRAEDLQLRRWDTFSCEEVCAYQKKSMEEMWQRCAGRITEAIQYVVEFAKRLCGFMDLCQNDQIVLLKAGAMEVVLVRMCRAFNSDNRTVFFEGKYAGAELFRSLGCHDLIGSIFDFAQSLCALHFSESEVALFSALVLINANRPWLQEQAKVARLQGHLEVAFRLLLRRTHREGLLARLPPQGRLRALCSQHMEQLQAFRRLHPGVLHAAFPPLYRELFASEAETPSGTR; encoded by the exons ATGTCCCGCGACG CTGTCAAGTTCGGCCGCATGTCCAAGAAGCAGCGGGACCGGCTGCACGCCgaagtgcagcagcagctggagcagcggCAGCGGGAGCGAGCAGCCGAGGGGGCACCTGCCGTCCCCCTGGGGCTGACAGGGTGCCGGGGCCACCCGCTGACCCCCGccggcaccccggggtgccctgGCACCCGCCATGGCGGGCCAGAGGGCAGGGCTGGTGCCATGGCAGAGGTGGAGCCGGGGCGGCTGGAGGGGACCAAGCGGGGCccggatggggacagggacagggccGGCCCCGACTTCTACCCCCACCCCAATGTCAGCAGCCTCCTGGAATCACCCACATCCTCTGGTGTGGAGATCG AGCACCTCACCCAGAACGTCCTCAAGTCGTACCGGGAGACGTGCCAGCTCCGTGCCGAGGACCTGCAGCTCCGGCGCTGGGACACCTTCTCCTGTGAGGAGGTCTGTGCCTACCAGAAGAAG TCAATGGAGGAGATGTGGCAGCGCTGTGCCGGGCGCATCACCGAGGCCATCCAGTACGTGGTGGAGTTCGCCAAGCGCTTGTGTGGCTTCATGGACCTCTGCCAGAACGACCAGATCGTCCTCCTCAAAGCGG GTGCCATGGAGGTGGTGCTAGTGCGGATGTGCCGAGCCTTCAACTCCGACAACCGGACCGTCTTCTTCGAGGGCAAGTACGCCGGCGCCGAGCTGTTCCGATCCCTGG GCTGCCACGACCTCATCGGCTCCATCTTCGACTTCGCCCAGAGCCTCTGTGCTCTGCACTTCTCGGAGAGCGAGGTGGCCCTCTTCAGCGCCCTCGTCCTCATCAACGCCA ACCGGccatggctgcaggagcaggcaaAGGTGGCACGGCTGCAGGGACACCTGGAAGTTGCCTTCCGCCTCCTGCTGCGCCGGACCCACCGCGAGGGGCTCCTGGCCAGG CTGCCGCCGCAGGGGCGCCTGCGGGCGCTGTGCTCGCAGCACATGGAGCAGCTCCAGGCCTTCCGCCGCctgcaccccggggtgctgcATGCCGCCTTCCCCCCGCTCTACCGCGAGCTCTTCGCTTCCGAGGCCGAGACCCCCAGTGGCACCCGCTGA